The genomic segment GAGGAGATCCTCGCGGCGCTGGTCCGCCTGGCGGCGCGCGAGGCGGACACGCTGATTGCCGGGAGGACGCACGGGCAGCACGCGCTTCCCGTCACGTTCGGCTACAAGGTGGCCGTGTGGGCCTGGGAGGTCCGCCGGCAGCTCGAGCGCTGGGAGCAGGCGAAGGCGCGCGTGCTCGTGGGCAACATCACCGGCGCGGTCGGCACGTACGCGGGGTTCGGCGGCCATGGTGCCGAGGTGGAGCGGCTGGCCCTGTCGCATCTCGGGCTCGCATCACCCGAGATCTGCTGGCACACGGCGCGGGACCGCCCTGCGGAGGTCGCGGCGCTGCTCACGCTCGCCGCGGGGACGCTCGAGAAAATCGCCGGCGAGATCTACCGCCTGCAGAGCACGGAGTATGGCGAGGTCGAGGAGCCGTTCTTCACGGGGAAGGTCGGATCGTCGACGATGCCCCACAAGCGGAACCCCAGCCTGTGCGAGGCGGTGATGACGTCCTGCCGGGCGGTGCGGGCGGAGGCGTCGATGGTGTTCGAGGCAATGGCGCAGGAGCACGAGCGGCACTCGGCGCTCTGGAAGACCGAGTGGGTCGGGCTGCCGAACGCATTCATCCTGCTGGCGGGCGCACTGGCGAAATGCGGCCGGATCCTCACCGATCTCCGAATCAACCGCCGCCAGATGCGGGAAAACCTCGACCGGTCTCGCGGCGCGGTCATGTCGGAAGCGGTCATGCTCGCCCTCGGCCGGTCGGTGGGCCGGGGAGAGGCCCACGACATCGTCTATCAGGCGGGGATGAAGGCGTTCGAGGAAGGGCGCCACCTGCGCGCGTGCCTGGAGGAGCGCGCAGACGTCATGGCGCATCT from the bacterium genome contains:
- the purB gene encoding adenylosuccinate lyase; this encodes GTFADDRMRGIFSDEAYVARLLRVEAALAWAQARVGLIPRDAAEEIERQARPEHFSLEHLREGLDATAHSLVPLVRALAERCGGDAGRYVHWGATTQDIIDTASVLRLKEAFAFVTGRLEEILAALVRLAAREADTLIAGRTHGQHALPVTFGYKVAVWAWEVRRQLERWEQAKARVLVGNITGAVGTYAGFGGHGAEVERLALSHLGLASPEICWHTARDRPAEVAALLTLAAGTLEKIAGEIYRLQSTEYGEVEEPFFTGKVGSSTMPHKRNPSLCEAVMTSCRAVRAEASMVFEAMAQEHERHSALWKTEWVGLPNAFILLAGALAKCGRILTDLRINRRQMRENLDRSRGAVMSEAVMLALGRSVGRGEAHDIVYQAGMKAFEEGRHLRACLEERADVMAHLTREDLDTLFDYGRYTGSASDLARGAAAALRGDGDAHS